The genomic segment ACTGTCCTATCTCATCCCAACACTTGGGACATAGAATATGTCAGGATGTGATGATCTGGATGCTGGGACAGTCCTGTCCCGGTGTCCCGTGGGACGTCCCACCAAGATTTGAGACCATCGTACAATCAATGATAATGGCATTAGAAACAACTGGCTACATACATAAAGATATAGGATGCCACAGTAGACTGATAATAATACAACAAAATGTTGATAGTATATAAATGGTAACAAGAAATATTAATTAGGTAAGAAGGATTATGTTGAGTTTATGATGAATAATAACACCACCATCGGTAAAACCAAAACGACACTCATCTCCACACCACGACATGGATTTACATGTACATGACCCATTCTTGTTACAATTTGAAACCATCCAAGGACATTTATGAAATGACTCTCCTTTGTTGAATGGCAAAGGTCTAACTGAACTTGGCATATTGACTGAGCAGTTTGCATCAATGAATAGAGGGTATCACATATTCTGCACATATATTTTGAACATCCTTTACTAGAAGGATGTTCAAGTATTAGATTTAGGTGAAAGAAACAAGTATTAGATGAACTTATGTACTCACAACTTCGCCTGCCAAGAGTTGTACCACCACATTGTGAATTAGCCAACTGGTAAGTTCCAGCAATGATGTCCATTATGAGCCCAGCTAATTGAGACATCAGGGCCATTGGATCAACACCAGAATCCATCAGCTCTCTGGACCTTTTGACAGTTTCTGAAGTGTTTGATGACATGGCTATCTCCAGAAGATCAAGTAATTTCTCCTCTGAGACAACCCCAACCTGGAAGTTTACAAAATAAGTTGCTTCTGATATAAAAGTAAATCCTACTACAAACTACTACATAAATGAAGCCTAAGCCAATATTTAACAATCATTAGTTTCACTAAAAAATTACAATGCCTATTTAATTATAAAACTTTGCTACTATTGACAGCATTGGTGAAATCAAAAGCCAAAAAACCTGATAATTCTAAgaaaaagatttaaaaaattcatcatcaaacaaaaacagaaatttACAAATGCTAAATAAATATTTACCATACAAAGTAAAAAAGATTAATACTGTTTCTAGATTATTGACTCCAGAAAATCAATGGCCTGACCAAATGCTCGCTAATCTCCTAGTAATATCACATATTCACATGTGCTATGATTAGACTTGTGGAGTGAATCCATATTTCATTATCATTAATACCTTCCCAGCAAATGATCAAAGTCACCAGTATTCCATAAATCAGTTCAGTATTATTTCGTCAAAACTAATATAAGAAGATTATAAATGAATCAGAGTTTAAACTTTAAGTTAAATTGAATCTCAAAACAAAGATTAAATGCAACTATAACATAATCTAAACAACAGAAATATTGGGCTGCAAACTTACTAGATCATTTACAAGAGAAGTGGTGATTTTTCTTCCCAGCAAACTCAGTTGATCTAGCATTGTTTCTGCATCCCAAAGTGAACCATCTGAGTTTAATGCAATCAAATCTAGAGCATCCAATTCAACATCAAGGTTTTCTGCAGCAGAAAGCTTTCTCAACCGGAAGATTATATCAACATCTTTGATCTTCGAAAAGATGTACCTCTGACACCGTGATACTATCGCTCGGGGCAAGTTGTCTGGGTCAACAGTTATGAATATGAAGACAACACGAGGTGGTGGTtcctcaagaaatttcataaaggctGACCACATTTTCGAAGATAGCATGTGACATTCATCAACAGCAAAGACTTTGTATCCCGAAAATGTTTTAGCCAGAGATAAATTTTTTACCAATAACCTAATTCTGTCTATACCCTTCTTATTGGCGGCATCCACCTCTCTCAAATTTGATCCAGTTCCACTGAAACAAGCAGTGCACTCACTACAGAAGCTACATGGCTTGTTCTCTTTGGTTGATAGACAATTCAAAGCCGCAGCAAATATTCTTGCTATAGACGTTTTTCCTGTCCCACGTGGGCCTTGAAACAGATATGCAGGGGCTATTCTTCCCCTAAAGATGGCATTATTAAGCGACTGCACAACAATATTTTGTCCAATTATTTCATCAAAAGACCTTGGCCGATACTTCTGGCTCAAGCTTCTTTGCTCCGGGATGTCCAACTCAGTCTCTTCAGTTCGGCTTAATTCCACTCCTTCTTGGCTTTTACAGCTAGACCATCTTGTTCCATCCAACCGGCTCAATGCCTCCAAATCAAGCTCCCCAAAGTTAGCGGACAGTTCATCACTAGCGGTATCCAATGATGAATCACCTCCATCACAACTGTTAGTCAACAACGGCAAACCTTGGCAAGACTTTGACAGGTATTTTCGCTTGTGGGAACTAGACGATCTCTTCTTATTATACAATGTCTGGCTCCCACAAAGGATACTGCTGCCTTTTCTCCTCAAAGTATCAGAAAGTGAAGGAGAATAAAAACCTCCACAGCCTCTGTCTTTGGTTCTTTTCGACCAATAGCAAGGAATACCACATCCTTGGCGCCTTGGTAAGTCTGGTTGATCCAGTTCATCCCCATCATAAGAAGTAGCACTTCCATCCCATGACCCAACAGTACTGGGGTTTCGAGCTCCATAATATCTGTGGCAAGAGCTAGTTGATGCAGGAGTATAAGAATGAGATGACCCCTCTCTTCTAGTACTCCAGATTTTGGATGATTGCAGCCAATTCCTACATCCAGATCCAGGTAACAATGGTGAGGCAGAGCGAGATAGGTAGCCAGTTTTCCGGGTTAGCTCATGTGCTAACAGCCGTGAATCCTCAGAACTGTAGTTCTCAGTATCATCAGACTGCTCAACTGTATTAAGAATTCCTAAGGAGCTGGATGGAAGGTCTAGAAGATTCGGAACTGCTGAATGCTTAACTGCCCCTTGTTTTGAAACAGAACTTTTTCTCAGATGTTTAACAGTTCTTTTCACTGAAGTCTCTGAATTTGTAGCTGCAACATTATAAATGTTTACAGGAGCTTCAAGATAAGTATAGCTCTTAGAATCTAAATCATGAGGAGTGCTCAAGCTGTCCTCTGGACTCCCTTCAACTGATACTTGCCTGTCACTGCAATCCAATTTTATTCCACTGTCACTCGATTTACCAGAATCATGCCTCCAATTGTAGAGGTAaacttttttccttctgttttcacTTCTTGAAGGTGGTTCTAGTGACTCGTGACAATTATTTTCTCCTATTAGCTTCCTTTTGATCCCATTTTCATAGTTCACAGTAGAAGTTGCTGCAAATGATTTGGAACTCAAAGGGGACCTCCATGATGAACAAGTTTCAGGATCACGTAAATACCGTGCCTTTCGAAGAGCAGTAAGCTCCTTCCTCAGGTGAAGTTCACTTGGACCTGCACAGATCTCCACCATTTTCTCTCACAAACTAGAACCTGACTTTAGACCACAAATTCAAGACATAAAAGCAGCCCAGAACTGGCTAACCTGCAAAAGGAAGTATGTTGTTACTATTAAAGAACAGGTTAAGCTAAATAGCAGAATTATgactttttttaaaagaaaaaaaagaagaagagggaaaacAGAATCCTTCAGGAACCACGGATGAAAAGGTTGTAAGTAAAAGACAACAAAACAGAAACAATTGATAAAAGGAAACCATAGTCAGATTAAGATTTCAGTAACCTACTTGTAAAACACATGCAAAGATATAGACCATAAATCCCCATATGGATAttcatatgaaagaaaaaagacAAATGTACTAGAAAGAAAATAAGTTATTTGCTTGCATCCAAATGATCACTAAACAATAGAAATAATTGACATTccaaataaaagattagtctaaaaTATAGAAAGATGCCCTTATCCTCCATAAATTTTTGATCTATTAATCAACCGTTGAACTACTTTTTCCAGTTCCAATAAGAATTATCCACAGTTATTGGGCAATATAAGACCTTGGGGTGTAAATGAAAGAACCATGCCATAGATATTATGTATGTTTATCTCTTGAGAAAAGGTAATCTTTGCAATGTTTAAAATTAGAAATTACTAAAAGTTATCATTATTGGCTCTGAAATATTTTGAGGAtcgtaaatttaataaaatgacttggcattgtttaaatgattgatttctaattttatgATCTGGAAACAAGATTTGTGAAAACTGTCAAAACAAGCTATTATACAACTACTGTAATATAAAGTGTATAATGCTCAGCTTACATGACTATTTCTAGCATTAACAACTTAAAATGGCTTGCAAATAAGATCCAACAAATTGCTTAGTTTCctcattttaaaaatttaagtttCTTTGGTGAGAAAAATTTAAGATTTTGAAAGAATAAAAAGTTGAATCCAATTTCTGTAGCcgtaatcaaaaaataaaattgggaGATTGCAACCAAAACACATTTTACAAATACATGTTTAAGTAAACATGTACCGACCTGAAGGCCTATACAGACATATGATTGTGCCTTCACTAAATGCTCGCACCTAATCCTCTGATGTTCTTATTTAGGTTATCTTCTCTAAAAGCTGATGCTTTTTAGCACCCTAAAAAACATTTTGAAAGATAAGTGTTATCTACAAACTGAGACGTATGTAATTTTTAGAAGGATGAAATGGAGTTAAAAAATGCCTATCTGTAGGAAGAAAATTACACTATCAATAATCTAAATACCAAGTTGGGGCTTATTTAACAAGTTTGGATTTAACTTGAAGCAAGCtgacaacaaaagaagtatcTAAATATAATGACTCACGCCACTTGAACCAAACTAATCAAATATTTACTATCCAGATCCATtagtttctcttcttctctaagGAACAcagtctctctccctctcagAAAAAGGACAATTTGGAACCCCAGGTGTTTGAGAACAATGGCGCTCACTTTTAAACAAGCAAAATTTGTCATTTGTGCTGTCTGATTTTCCTGACACTCCCTTGTGGTATAAGTAAGAAATCGAGTCAAATGACCCTTGTAAATCataaattgcaaaattattgttACCATGGGAGGAACTTGAGAGAAGAATTCAAGGAGGAAATAGAAAAGGTGGATCAAGCACACAAAAGGAagaaatattgttaagaaaaaaGGAAGATCAAGCACATTTCTGACAAATGACACATTTATATGGGAAGACTAAAGCAACAAACAAGGAAAACTGCAGGTGAAAAATCAGGTGGGTCTGGTCAGGTTCAGATCGTGTCAAATTTGGGTTGGGTCAAAAATGCAAAATTTAACAATATGTAAATTCAATGAGATTGGTACAATGTAAACCCATGCCCAACTGTCTCTAATTTGAGCCAGGTTCAAGTCCACCCAGCAAGATTATAAGAgaattaacaaaaataaaacattaaaaacatAACATTCTGCTTATAAAAGAAATTTTACCTCAAAAAGTAGAGAAAAGCAAGCCAACATAAAAAAAGTCATCATAAATACTGAGAAAATAGCCATCCTACTCGATAAAGCCCAATTCTCATCTAATATAAACAACAAAATCATGTGGCAGAGACCCGGTTTAGGCAGCTTAGGAGTTGGGATTTAACTTACTAGGCTGGACTAAGACAATGACAATTAAGTTCCAAGTTTCCCGTTTAACCAGACTGACCTTGTCAACATGACCAGTCGGATAGACAACCCAACAAGACTTGTATTGGGTTCAGGCTGACTGGAACTTGTTCAGGTTTCTAAAAGGCCAACCTAAACCAAATTTTCAGGTGCACATAGACAAGCTAAAGAGTCTAGGTCAATTTTAGACACCCATAGGAAAAAGAAACCCACGAGAAACCTAAAATTGTGAGCTTAGAAGTTAGAATCAGCATATTTTTTTCTTCAGTATCAAACCAAAATCTTACCTTCCCTCCCATCTTAGCTACAACATTTGGTTCCATGCCTATACAAATTGCCACCATGGATGGCCAGATATTCTGTGTTGCCAACTAGCAATAGCAACCACGAGAAAAACAAGAGCATCATATGATGTAGAGAGGAGAAATGATATAGTCTAGAGGAGTTAGATGAGTCttcttgaatatatatatatatatatatatatatatatatatatatatatatatatatatatatataattttattgaatttAATTCTAGCAAAATTTCAAGGGTCGCTGACTTAAAGAACCGAGGGTCAGTTTTATGTATAGTACCATGATTTCAGTGTGCCTCAATGAGACATCCTTTAGATGAGTTGAATGCACTAATTCTCATTTTGACCAAGTTGTCATGGCAAGGAACTACAATGACAGGTTTAGAGACATAAATGTCATTTTCTTGTTTGGGTTTGTCATAAGTTTAGTTCAAGGATCAGGATTCATTTTAATTACTCAATGACTTGGTGTAGTCTAGGTTCTGAAGGTCTGCGGCCTACATATGTAAGGGTAAGCTCATCCCTGAGATACAGTAGAAGATTAATGAAATCTTAAGCAGTGTCCTTCTCAATGTATGGTTGACTCAAGCTTAGCTTTTTTGCCTTTCTGGGGCATGACCGTGCATACAGTCTTTCATAGGCTTTCAGATCTTGAAGTTGATCCTGAGCATAATTTTCTCATCTTTTTATTTTGCATAAGATCCAAATCCAACTTGGAtttgttttaaaaccttttcttttggtgaatgtCAAAATCTTTAACTCTACATAACTTCAGCAATTATTTTTTGTGAATTTGATCCTTCAGATTTTTTCCACAAGAAAAGGTGATCCCAATCAACTTGGGAttgggggaagagagagagagccaattGTCCAAGGTCTAATCTTGGGAAAAGACTAAAATAGAGAGAGCAGGGAGAGGGTCGGGGGGAGGAGGTGGTTTTCGATGCAAATGGATTAGATGGATCTAGTTAAAGCACATGGCCTGCCTCTTCCATGGAAGTAGAGCATGAGAGGAGACAAAGCATCTACGAGGATCATGCTCATTTTCGTTGAACAGATGATTGTCAACATCTATATGCAACCTTATATGCTGGCGCATCAATGTGTTACATAGAGTTTTAGAACCCATATCCATAATCCCATGTCCTAAATTTTGGACAATGTATCATATCCTTTGAACCTTGCATTACATCAATTGTTTTGGCTTGCGTTATTTAAATTAAGGACATCAGGTTGTAGAGTGTCTCTACTCGTTTGATAAATCTTCCCATATGAGTCAAGCTGCAATTCTTGTTCCCTCAAACACATTGTTTAGAGAACTAATAAAGATGTTAAACCAATGCAAACAAGTGCTTGGCCTAACCACGCTCAAGCCTAAATTTTAGTGAACCGAAATTTGCTACCACAAACGACTATTCATTTCTAAATGGCATGAATAATATATGTCTAAAattaataaatgaaaagaaattaaTCTTCCCATCGTCCTGCCTTTCATTTCCTTCACTCTTCTACTCTTTTATACCcctccatctccttctccatatttttttgttattagCACTTCATCCAATCCAAAATAAATTGGACAACTAGCTCCAACACATTCCTGGAAAttggattaaaaaaagaaatacaaaAAGGGCAAAACTTATCATTCATAACTCATCAACAATACAATTCAATCACAGAATTTTGCTCCGGTATGTTGATATGTGCATGGAAGGGGGGAAAAGggcagtttttttctttttttctttattttttgagaaCAATTATGAGAGTGCCACCAATTAAGAAATGATTGCAAAAATTAACTTTGCCATATCCTTGGCAAACAACTTCCAAGGTTACAAACAAGAAATGTCTCCAGTTGGAATAGGGTGCAGCACATTTTGCACTAAAGCATGGGTGCAGGAACTCAAAAGAAGAGTTGGAATGCAATAccagatttttttatttaaagcaATATTTAAACTTCCCCCAAAAAAAGAGTATGTTTGAGCAATACTGAACTTAAGCAGCTAGTTTAGAACTCCCTTAGTTGAGATGTTGCAGACTCAAACATCCAGTTATACCCCTCACTAGGAAAATTATTCTGGGCCTTAGATCCATGCTATCTATAAGGCAacccaaaatttaattaaattataccAACCGTCCTACACTTAAACTGGCACCAAAAGGACCAAATTAGGTCTTTACATGACTCAAAATTAAACTAGACTAGACTGAATATGAAGATGATCAAACTTAAATATCTTCTAAAGCAGATTGAGCCCATTCATAACCTTATTTAATTTAAACCAAACCCATCCCTTCCTTTTGTTGTTGCGGGTTGTGCAAACAATCTCTCCCACTTGAactctaaggtggtagcactgAGAAGGGTAAATGGGAACTCAAGTTTGGCTACCAAATATCACATATCAGCATGAGGCAGTCATACACATCGTCTGTCCATTAACCTCTACTAATAATCCCTGCAAAAAGAAGATGCCAGAGACTAGCTTAGAGAACAGCTGGGAATGATAGTGAAGAATATGGGGAAGCTCCAAATAAGTTTGGCAAAGGTAATTGATATGACATTTATTAGATTTAGTTCAGGATTTGCTAGTCCCACTAGGATTGTAGGACTAGACTTGGAAACATTtcctttaaaattaaatatatatggGTTTTAAGAGTGTTGTAAAATTGAATTATAGACAGATTTTGGCAATTGGCTTTCATTAACAGATAGGTTGAAACGTATGCTGGGTTGATCCGAATCCAAGCAAACCCAACCTGCAATTTGGATGTGGGTTGGCCAAAATGTACATAACTTTTGGTCAGGCTTGAGCTGAAAATGTCAACCCCATATCAAGTTGAGTTGGATCTATGTTGAAAGCTTGAGTAACCCAAACTATCCTGACCCAACCTCAATTTCTGCAATAGGGCTCCCAATCCAATATAACATCAATTTTACCCTATTTTCTGCAGGGTTCTGATCAAATTCAGCCAAATCTTAACCTTTATTTCCACAACAAAGCTCCCAATCCAACCTAAGTAACCCAATCAAATAATACTGTGTTCAAGTTGAAGATTTTGGAGTTGGGTAGGCTCCATTAGGTGTTTCTTAGTCAGGTTTGTTCTGATTGGCATTGCACCCCTACTGAAATGGCTCTAAAGGTCAAGATTTATCAAGAGCACTATATCTTGATTTCTTAGGTGATGAATGTGAGCTTAAGTTCATAACCAGTTGCTTCAGGAGCTTATTCGTCCTCTTCATAGATTCTCCAAGGGCACGGGTTTCAATTCAACAAAATGTactcaacaattacaagaaaaGTTCATAACCATAACTTAGTACATCAAAGTGCTGCTATTATGATCTAATGTTTAGCTATTAGATCATATCTTTGGAGCTAAATCATTTCTATAATAGCCATTGTTTAAGCTCTTTTCATATCCTGCAACATTGGCATGGGGATCATATTTCATACTTTGTTTAAATTTCTCTTAGCTAAACATTTTGATACTCTAAAAGCCCACTATCAAAAatgttcaaaaaaattcaatcaTAGTCCACACCAGTTATAAGACATTTCTTGATCCAAAGATGTCTGTAGCTCCTGGCTTAGACTCTATATAACACATGTGCGGTCCTGCGGATCAACTCATGAGTTTCCTATGTTATAAATAATACCAAAACAATCCTACAATGTTTATATAATTTTGTGAGAGAGAAAAATAGTGTAATATTTATGTTGATCATGTTTGTTAAAAGTTTTCATCAACTTGGATTCAAATCCTCAATTAACCTTTTTAGCTCCTTATTCTCCACATCACGATACTTGGAATCATGTTTCCCCTTCTGCCTTAACCTTTCTCAAAACTTTCCATTCAAAAAGAATGATAAAAGAGTTTTCACGAATATCCATTATATAAATCATTACATTCTAGACAAGCTTTATAGGCTGCAATTTTTTTAGCTTTAAGAATATAGGACGTGTTCGTACTTTGTAGCTATCATTTCCCAAGTCACAATGAGTTCCACTGATGTTGGGAAACGCAAAAAAGTACACAATATCTCCACATCTCCAGAAAATACAGCAGTGAAATGAATAAATGCAACATAGTTTATGAAGGTCAATAGTTGACCACTCCTAAGAGCATGATTTACAAGTCTCTCTTAGCTTTCCTAACTGATGAAAAGAATTATGTAAataatatttgcatatataatgAGTCTACCACATAGCCTTAACAGCTAAGTGAAATGAATCGAATCAAAAATAGCcctccatgatcatcaccataagTTCAAGCTCAACAGCAGTCTAGGAACAATATTTATTGTGTGATGATCAATTTTTATATTCAGGTTCCAGAACAAACTGATAAAGATGGGTAGCATTTTTTATGTATGATACCAGTCGAATACAAAAACGCAGCTTAAATTACTTGTAATTGGCCATTTTCCTTCATCGACAATATACGTTTCCAACAAGAGAACAGGCTCAGATGGGAGCAGAGCCGAAAGGAGATCCATACGTTGATCCAGTCAAAGAACTAGTGGATCCCAAACAAGAGTTTGATTCTAGTGTCTCGAAGAGTAAGATAAAGGCCTATTCAACCAAATTGGGATAAGATCCAAAGATTTCTCTTCGGATCCATTTGTGAAAGAGTAGAGTGAATGAGAAAGAAAGATAGTGAATTTTGTTTGAACCACTGATGAAAAAAAGAGGATAAATAGTTAGGAAGTAAAATGGACTTTTTGTTGGGGATAGAGGGACTTGAACCGCCGACTCTCCTATTGCAAACTTGTTTCATATTTCGAACTAGGGTTCCCATTTTTTTAGTGTAAAGtgagcttgaatgcacttcatAAGTCATGGTTGCTTGTTGCTCTTTCAGCTTATCCCCCATAAGGGGAAATC from the Phoenix dactylifera cultivar Barhee BC4 chromosome 14, palm_55x_up_171113_PBpolish2nd_filt_p, whole genome shotgun sequence genome contains:
- the LOC103720820 gene encoding protein STICHEL-like; amino-acid sequence: MVEICAGPSELHLRKELTALRKARYLRDPETCSSWRSPLSSKSFAATSTVNYENGIKRKLIGENNCHESLEPPSRSENRRKKVYLYNWRHDSGKSSDSGIKLDCSDRQVSVEGSPEDSLSTPHDLDSKSYTYLEAPVNIYNVAATNSETSVKRTVKHLRKSSVSKQGAVKHSAVPNLLDLPSSSLGILNTVEQSDDTENYSSEDSRLLAHELTRKTGYLSRSASPLLPGSGCRNWLQSSKIWSTRREGSSHSYTPASTSSCHRYYGARNPSTVGSWDGSATSYDGDELDQPDLPRRQGCGIPCYWSKRTKDRGCGGFYSPSLSDTLRRKGSSILCGSQTLYNKKRSSSSHKRKYLSKSCQGLPLLTNSCDGGDSSLDTASDELSANFGELDLEALSRLDGTRWSSCKSQEGVELSRTEETELDIPEQRSLSQKYRPRSFDEIIGQNIVVQSLNNAIFRGRIAPAYLFQGPRGTGKTSIARIFAAALNCLSTKENKPCSFCSECTACFSGTGSNLREVDAANKKGIDRIRLLVKNLSLAKTFSGYKVFAVDECHMLSSKMWSAFMKFLEEPPPRVVFIFITVDPDNLPRAIVSRCQRYIFSKIKDVDIIFRLRKLSAAENLDVELDALDLIALNSDGSLWDAETMLDQLSLLGRKITTSLVNDLVGVVSEEKLLDLLEIAMSSNTSETVKRSRELMDSGVDPMALMSQLAGLIMDIIAGTYQLANSQCGGTTLGRRSLTEAELERLQQALKILSDAEKQLRLSSERSTWFTAALLQLGSRHNLETNESSSSSKHSAKKFNPSASEMVKDTPFSKNKSHPSCMLQGSDLALIPRATSGRPSPRGSSLSYRMTMNENLICDVLPADSRFLDRSLLDSTQTNDTPGKTVVRCVSADKLAEIWKRCIQRCHSKTLKELLGAHGMLVSITECEGILIALIAFEDKNIKSRATRFLSSITNSMEIVLRQNVEVRLGLVTETFPSKSLISNQIEIIGNLEKERKIESENLADSSDKDGLRGNPNMAGKSLDYSDGMFQRTLENSSQVADRDFQVANFSTRSSEGNNGASNAKEKGQEVLVQRTQTAPTDEQRLESAWLQAAEKYMPGLVSLPKPEKNQVLPQNGVSSQNQDQSSAALGMSSKHWEDELNHEIKALKIGNTQGHHMEQFVGRVNHHAISPSLLHSNNHTANFDRENLGYESGPGCNGLLCWKTHKPHRGKVKQGTHVRSQKIGRLSLFGQCGKSRSTESRFKK